Genomic segment of Sebaldella sp. S0638:
GGCTGATAAATGTGATTCAGAAGAATTCAGAAATACTCTTACTACAGAACAGCCTTATAAAAACTCTCCCTCTGCTATGGGAATTTTTGCCACACGTTCCCCTGTAAGACCTAATCCTATTGCTGTGAGTGTCGCACAGATTATACATACTGATTATGAGAAAGGGATTATTCAAATAAGTTATACAGATGCTGAGAATAATACGCCTGTTCTCGATCTGAAACCATACACACCAAGTATCGAGAGGGTGGAAAGCTTCATATCTCCGGAATGGTGCAGACACTGGCCGGAAAGCATGGAAAAATCCGGGGAATTTAACTGGGAAGATGAGTTTAATTTTTAACTGTACATTATTTTTCGTAAGACAGAATATTTAATATGTTGATTTTTTGCAGATTTTTACTTTGTTATTCAGAATATCAGGGTAAAAATCTGCTGATATTCTAACCTGATATTATTTCCAAAATCCAAACATAATAAAAGAGGCCCATCGCTGAGCCTCATGAAGGAGTTTTATGAAGAAAAATTTCTTTCTTTTCTTATGTAAACATTCTAACCTTATTTTCTTAGTAATTCCTTTATTTAATCTTTTAATTGAGTTTGTTTGTGATTTTACTGGTTTTTTTATCTTAAAAAAAAATAAATTCCCTGTTAAAACACCTTTTTTTAATTTTTTCCATACTCTAACCCTGTACAATCAATAAACTTTTAATCTTCCAGTCTTTCCAGCATCTTTTCATTATAACCAAAAAGATAAGTCAGGATAAATCCTCCCAGATATGAAGCAATCAAGGCTGCCAAAATCCATACTATAGCTCTTTTATCATTCGCAACAGTAAGAAGCATTAATCCCGAAGGCCCTATTACCGTACTTCCTATATTTTTCCCTGCTGCCAGTACCGCACCGCCGAAACCTGCACCCAGACATGCTGTGATAAAAGGATAAAACAACGGCAGAGAAACACCGTATATCAATGGTTCCCCTATTCCCAGAAAGCCTGCGGGAAGCGCTGAACTTATTAATTCTTTCAGTCTTTTATCTTTAGTTTTCATAAGTACCGCTATTGCTGAACCTACCTGCCCTGCTCCCGCCATTCCCAGTATTGGAAATAAAACCGTGTATCCATAATCCTGAATCAGCTGTACATGTACAGGTGTAAGTCCCTGATGAAGCCCTAACATAACCAGAGGAAGGAAAGATGCTGCCATCACATATCCGCCTATTATTCCACCCTTATTCAGCATTACATCCAGAAGTATAAAAGTTATCCCTTTCATGATTACTGCAGCTACAGGCATTACTATTGCTATTGTTACTGCTCCGCCGATAAGTATAGTCAATACAGGAATTATAAACAGATCCAGCGAGGCCGGAACTATTTTTCTAAGGTTCTTTTCAATAAATGCAAAAACGAACGCCGCGAAGATAACACCCAAAACTCCGCCGAGATTAGGTGAAAGCTTAATAAATCCGTTAAATAAAGTAAGCGGATTATCAGGCTGACCCGCCAAAGCAGGCATAACTATCATTGCCCCGGCTATTGCTCCTAAAACAGGTGTTCCTCCGAATTCTTTACCTGCATTATACCCTACCAGTACATTCAGAGACCCTAACAAAAGCCCGCCCATTGCTACCAAAAGCATAAACCACGGATTAGTAACTATTCCTTTGTCAAGAAAGCCCCAGACTCTTGTAATGGCAAGCACAAGACCTGTCCCCACGAATCCGGGAATCAAAGGTATAAAGATATTACCTATATGCTTCAATCCTTTTTGAAATGAAGTTTTTTGTTTTGATTTCACTTTTTCTTTTGTTTTTGCCTCAAGATTATCAAGATTTTCATTTATTTCAGAACTTCCTGACATCCCTGTCACTTCGCTGAATGCCTCTCTCAGCCTCTGCGCATGACCTACACCCACTATTATCTGTGTTTGTTCCCCCGGCACCACACCAAGCACGCCTTTTAATTCCTTTATCTTTCCGGCATTTACCATATCCGGATTTTTCACATTTATACGCAGTCTTGTCATACAGTTTGTGAAGCTATTTATATTTCCTGTTCCTCCTAAGTCTCCAAGAATCTCTTTTGAAAGATTTTTGTAATCCATCATTTCCTCCTTTTAGTATTCGATTTATTTTATGGCTTCTCTTACAAAGCCTTCAGCTTTTTCCAGTCTCTGTACAGCTTCTTCATAACCGCATCCTGCAAGTATCATTACTATAGCAGTTTTCACATGCCATTTTGCGGCAACAAGTGTTTTTTCAGCTTCTTCATATGATGCTCCCGTGGCTTCCATTACAATTCTTTTTGCTCTTTCCACAAGTTTTTCATTTGTCGCTCTTACATCTACCATTAAATTCCCGTATACTTTACCTACACCAACCATAGAAGCTGTCGAAATCATATTCAGTATCATTTTTTGCGCGCTTCCTGCCTTTAGTCTTGTAGACCCCGTAAGCACCTCAGGGCCGCAGTCTACCTCAATTGCCACATCAGCATATTTTGAAATCTCGGCATTTTTATTACAGCTGACTGCTACAGTAGCTGCACCGATTCCATGTGCATACTCCAGCCCGCCTATAACATACGGTGTTCTCCCACTTGCTGCTATTCCTACTATAATATCATTATTTCTGATATTCAGCTCTTTCAGTTCCTTTTCTGCGAGTTCTTTTGAATCCTCGGCACCTTCTATTGCTTTTATGAAGGCACTTTCTCCCCCGGCTATTATTCCCTGAACTTCATCAGTAGTCCCGAAAGTAGGTGAACATTCCACAGCATCTAGGACACCCAGTCTTCCGCTTGTACCGGCTCCCATATAAATAAGGCGTCCTCCTTTTTTCAGATTTTTTATTATTGTCTTTACAGCTTCTTCCACATCAGGAAGTGTTTCCTTCACAGCTTCCGCTACTTTTCCGTCCTCTTCGTTCATTATCCGCAGAAATTCCCCCGGAGTCATCTGATCCAGATTCTGTGTTTTCGGGTTTCTTTTTTCAGTCATTAGATTTTCAAGCATATTATCTCCCTTTCTATACATTATAATATTAATTTTTATTGTAATATATTATACCGCATTGTTAGATTTTTTCAATTTCAAACCTCAAAAATGAAAAAAATTTTCAAAAATAGAAATCTGTAATTAAAAAAAGCCGCATCAATATTTTTGACACGGCATTGTTTCTTTTATTTATAAAATCCGTTTTTATTTCTTTTTACTTTCTTTTATATCTTCCAAAAGCTCCTCAATATTCGGATCATTCAAGTAGTTGGTAATCGCGATTATCTTTTTATCCTTATGAGACATTTCTGTTCTACCCACAAGATTTTTATGCACTACTATAACATCTGAATCCTCGGGAATATTTTCTATACTGTAATTATTTACTATAATATCATCAATATTTTCCTTTTGAAGTTTTTTCTTAAAAGTAGCTGCTCCGAAAGCACTGCTTCCCATACCTGCATCACATGCGAAAGCAACTTTTTTTACATTCAGAGTCACTGCTTTATCTTTATTCAAAAGCTCTTTTCCTTCTGCCTTCATAGCTTTTGATTTTGCTACAGACTCCTCAAAAGTGTCAGTTTCCTCATCTTTACTCTTATCAAGCTTTAGTATAAATGAAGTAACAAAAAATGAAACAACCGCGGCTACCAGTACCCCTGCTATTACACCCACAAAGTTCCCGCGCGGAGTAAGTGCAAGATAAGCAAATATTGATCCCGGACTAGGCCCTGCTACAAGTCCCACTCCAAAAAGCTGAAAAGTTGCTATCCCTGACATTCCTCCCAGAATCATCGCAATAATTGTAAGAGGTTTCATTAATACATAAGGGAAGTATAGTTCGTGTATTCCTCCGAAAAAGTGGATAATTATTGCACCCGGTGCT
This window contains:
- a CDS encoding SAM-dependent methyltransferase; this encodes MKQFYVNPVGKIISNESGFFVQIDEKYIPALKELGSFSHVNIIWWADKCDSEEFRNTLTTEQPYKNSPSAMGIFATRSPVRPNPIAVSVAQIIHTDYEKGIIQISYTDAENNTPVLDLKPYTPSIERVESFISPEWCRHWPESMEKSGEFNWEDEFNF
- the murQ gene encoding N-acetylmuramic acid 6-phosphate etherase, which translates into the protein MLENLMTEKRNPKTQNLDQMTPGEFLRIMNEEDGKVAEAVKETLPDVEEAVKTIIKNLKKGGRLIYMGAGTSGRLGVLDAVECSPTFGTTDEVQGIIAGGESAFIKAIEGAEDSKELAEKELKELNIRNNDIIVGIAASGRTPYVIGGLEYAHGIGAATVAVSCNKNAEISKYADVAIEVDCGPEVLTGSTRLKAGSAQKMILNMISTASMVGVGKVYGNLMVDVRATNEKLVERAKRIVMEATGASYEEAEKTLVAAKWHVKTAIVMILAGCGYEEAVQRLEKAEGFVREAIK
- a CDS encoding PTS transporter subunit EIIC; amino-acid sequence: MDYKNLSKEILGDLGGTGNINSFTNCMTRLRINVKNPDMVNAGKIKELKGVLGVVPGEQTQIIVGVGHAQRLREAFSEVTGMSGSSEINENLDNLEAKTKEKVKSKQKTSFQKGLKHIGNIFIPLIPGFVGTGLVLAITRVWGFLDKGIVTNPWFMLLVAMGGLLLGSLNVLVGYNAGKEFGGTPVLGAIAGAMIVMPALAGQPDNPLTLFNGFIKLSPNLGGVLGVIFAAFVFAFIEKNLRKIVPASLDLFIIPVLTILIGGAVTIAIVMPVAAVIMKGITFILLDVMLNKGGIIGGYVMAASFLPLVMLGLHQGLTPVHVQLIQDYGYTVLFPILGMAGAGQVGSAIAVLMKTKDKRLKELISSALPAGFLGIGEPLIYGVSLPLFYPFITACLGAGFGGAVLAAGKNIGSTVIGPSGLMLLTVANDKRAIVWILAALIASYLGGFILTYLFGYNEKMLERLED